The Streptococcus pluranimalium genome contains a region encoding:
- the ftsY gene encoding signal recognition particle-docking protein FtsY encodes MEQDNQNFVQEDISTSEEENLVIVSEEDVQQDPTSEDDFVEQVDSALDELDSKESSSEVVAIESETRSSESIDWKDSFDFEELEEGDFETPLGSEFSIPEHQADPSVDWKDEIVVELDKEQANHTVEEDITEAATSQSLETLSASEETSSSEAVLENQVEVLSTTEVASQSNDPRFESLMADYYAKKAAVAEAAERGETLSFEAMSTRQVQELSKENAPASTLEIEETTEEKYNRSLKKTRTGFAARLNEFFANFRKVDEEFFEELEEMLIMSDVGVTVATQLTEDLRQEARLENAKKPEDLRQVVIEKLVDIYEKDGVYKETINFQDDLTVMLFVGVNGVGKTTSIGKLAYQYKNQGKKVMLVAADTFRAGAVAQLVEWGRRVDVPVVTGPEKADPASVVFDGMERAVAEGIDVLMIDTAGRLQNKDNLMKELEKIGRIIKRVVPEAPHETLLALDASTGQNALSQAKEFSKITPLTGLVLTKIDGTAKGGVVLAIRQELDIPVKLIGFGEKIDDIGSFNSENFMRGLLEGLL; translated from the coding sequence GTGGAACAAGACAATCAAAATTTTGTCCAAGAAGATATTAGCACTTCTGAAGAAGAAAACCTTGTTATCGTTTCAGAAGAGGATGTCCAACAGGATCCAACGTCTGAAGATGACTTTGTAGAGCAAGTGGATTCAGCTCTCGATGAGCTTGATAGTAAAGAATCAAGTTCTGAAGTAGTTGCTATTGAGTCTGAAACTAGATCATCAGAGTCAATTGACTGGAAAGATAGTTTTGATTTTGAAGAATTGGAAGAAGGAGATTTTGAGACTCCTTTAGGGTCTGAATTTAGCATTCCAGAACATCAAGCGGATCCGTCTGTTGATTGGAAGGATGAAATAGTGGTTGAACTAGACAAGGAGCAAGCTAACCATACTGTTGAGGAAGACATTACTGAGGCAGCAACCAGTCAGTCTTTAGAGACATTATCCGCTTCTGAAGAAACTAGTAGCTCTGAAGCTGTCCTTGAGAATCAGGTAGAAGTTCTATCGACGACTGAGGTAGCCTCCCAATCCAATGACCCTCGTTTTGAGTCACTGATGGCTGATTATTACGCCAAAAAAGCAGCCGTTGCGGAAGCAGCCGAGCGGGGTGAAACCTTGAGCTTTGAGGCTATGTCAACACGTCAAGTTCAAGAATTATCCAAGGAAAATGCTCCAGCAAGCACACTAGAAATCGAAGAAACAACAGAAGAAAAATACAATCGTAGTTTGAAAAAAACACGAACAGGCTTTGCTGCTCGTCTCAATGAGTTTTTTGCTAATTTCCGTAAGGTAGATGAAGAATTCTTTGAAGAGTTGGAAGAGATGTTGATTATGTCTGATGTTGGTGTGACAGTAGCAACACAGCTGACAGAAGATTTACGTCAAGAAGCTCGACTAGAAAACGCTAAGAAACCAGAAGATTTACGTCAAGTCGTTATTGAGAAACTCGTTGACATCTATGAAAAAGACGGTGTTTATAAGGAGACTATTAATTTTCAAGATGATTTAACAGTGATGCTCTTTGTTGGGGTTAATGGTGTTGGTAAAACGACTTCTATTGGGAAATTGGCTTATCAGTACAAGAACCAGGGTAAAAAGGTCATGTTGGTTGCGGCAGACACCTTTCGTGCAGGAGCCGTTGCCCAGCTGGTTGAGTGGGGACGCCGTGTGGATGTTCCAGTTGTGACTGGTCCTGAAAAAGCTGATCCTGCTTCGGTTGTCTTTGATGGTATGGAACGAGCAGTTGCGGAAGGTATTGATGTCTTGATGATTGATACAGCTGGTCGCTTGCAAAATAAAGACAATCTCATGAAGGAACTTGAGAAAATTGGACGTATCATTAAGCGTGTCGTGCCAGAAGCACCTCATGAAACCCTTTTAGCTTTGGATGCTTCAACGGGTCAAAATGCCCTCAGTCAAGCTAAAGAATTTTCAAAAATCACGCCTTTGACAGGTCTAGTATTGACTAAGATTGATGGAACAGCTAAGGGTGGTGTCGTTCTAGCCATTCGCCAAGAGTTAGACATTCCAGTTAAGTTGATTGGTTTCGGAGAAAAGATTGATGACATTGGTTCATTCAATTCAGAAAATTTCATGCGAGGTCTGCTAGAGGGCTTGCTTTAA
- the rnc gene encoding ribonuclease III: MGQLEELKAKLKSDFHIEFSDCSLLDTAFTHTSYANEHRLLNISHNERLEFLGDAVLQLIISDYLYRKYPNKPEGDLSKQRSMIVREESLAGFSKDCGFDAFIKLGKGEEKSGGRQRETILGDLFEAFLGALLLDKGVEAVKTFLYLVMIPKVEKGQYEQVKDYKTALQEELQVDGDIKIRYEVIGEEGPAHAKWFEVRVTANGKELSNGKGRSKKMAEQEAAKKALHQLGED, translated from the coding sequence ATGGGACAATTAGAAGAGCTAAAAGCAAAATTAAAATCGGATTTTCATATTGAATTTTCGGATTGTAGCTTGCTTGATACGGCTTTTACTCACACATCATATGCCAATGAACATCGTCTCCTAAACATTTCACACAATGAACGTTTGGAGTTTTTAGGAGACGCGGTTCTTCAACTGATTATCTCAGATTATTTGTACCGAAAATACCCTAATAAGCCAGAAGGGGATTTATCTAAACAACGTTCTATGATTGTTCGCGAGGAGAGTTTGGCAGGATTCTCAAAAGATTGTGGCTTCGATGCCTTTATTAAACTAGGTAAAGGAGAAGAAAAGTCAGGCGGTCGTCAGCGTGAAACTATTCTTGGAGACCTTTTTGAGGCTTTTTTAGGTGCTCTTCTTTTAGATAAAGGAGTAGAAGCAGTTAAGACTTTCCTTTATTTGGTGATGATTCCTAAGGTTGAAAAAGGGCAGTATGAACAAGTCAAGGACTATAAGACAGCTCTTCAAGAAGAACTTCAAGTAGATGGAGATATCAAAATTCGTTATGAAGTTATTGGTGAAGAGGGGCCTGCCCATGCCAAGTGGTTTGAAGTTCGTGTTACTGCCAATGGCAAAGAATTGAGTAATGGTAAGGGACGTTCTAAAAAAATGGCAGAGCAGGAAGCTGCTAAAAAAGCACTCCACCAACTAGGTGAGGACTAA
- a CDS encoding MBL fold metallo-hydrolase — protein MADKGFKYSILASGSTGNAFYLETPKKRLLIDAGLTGKKITSLLAEIDRRPEDLDAILITHEHSDHIKGVGVLARKYNLDLYANEKTWEVMDAKNMLGKIDNSQKHIFSREKMMTFGDIDIESFGVSHDAVDPQFYRFMKDDKSFVMLTDTGYVSDRMAGIVANADGYLIESNHDIEILRAGSYPWKTKQRILSDFGHLSNEAGAQAMIDTLGNRTKKIYLGHLSKENNIKELAHMTMESNLMQADLGVNHDFKVLDTSPDTATPLVDI, from the coding sequence GTGGCTGATAAAGGATTTAAATACAGTATTTTAGCTTCAGGGTCGACAGGTAATGCTTTTTATCTGGAGACACCAAAGAAACGTCTTTTGATTGATGCTGGATTGACTGGTAAGAAAATTACCAGTCTTTTAGCTGAAATTGATCGACGACCTGAGGATTTAGATGCTATTTTGATTACACACGAGCATTCAGACCATATCAAAGGAGTTGGGGTTTTGGCTCGCAAGTACAATCTTGACTTGTATGCGAATGAAAAAACCTGGGAAGTTATGGATGCCAAAAATATGCTAGGTAAGATAGATAATTCACAGAAGCATATCTTTTCGCGCGAAAAAATGATGACTTTCGGAGATATTGATATTGAGTCTTTTGGCGTTAGTCATGATGCGGTAGATCCGCAGTTTTATCGTTTTATGAAAGATGATAAAAGCTTTGTCATGTTAACTGACACGGGCTATGTTAGCGATCGTATGGCAGGGATTGTTGCCAATGCGGATGGTTATTTGATTGAATCTAACCATGATATTGAAATTCTCAGAGCGGGTTCCTATCCATGGAAGACCAAACAAAGGATTCTTTCTGACTTTGGACATTTGTCCAATGAGGCTGGTGCTCAGGCTATGATTGACACGCTTGGTAATCGTACTAAGAAGATTTATCTTGGACATTTGAGTAAGGAGAACAATATCAAGGAGCTAGCTCATATGACCATGGAGTCAAATCTGATGCAAGCTGACTTGGGTGTTAATCATGATTTCAAAGTATTGGATACCTCACCAGACACGGCGACGCCATTAGTCGATATTTAA
- a CDS encoding Cof-type HAD-IIB family hydrolase, with product MTEIKLVALDLDNTLFDDEKKVSKANREAIKRATESGVKVVITTGRPLKAIGDLLEELDLNHPMDYSVTFNGGLIQRNDGHILAQQALSRHEVESIYQQLSALGLPVDILSEGTVYSLPAPGRPSRYPEANPLLTFKTLEQLADLPEGIIYNKIVIVTDKDFLDAKIKEMPELIFSNFEAFKSREIIFEIMPKGVHKASGLAKLCDLLGIDRENVMAVGDEENDLTMIDWAGLGVAMKNAAPIVKETANVVTSKDNNHSGVAEAIEKYVLGGE from the coding sequence ATGACAGAAATAAAATTGGTTGCATTAGACTTAGATAATACCCTTTTTGATGATGAGAAAAAAGTATCAAAAGCTAACAGAGAAGCTATTAAGAGAGCTACTGAATCAGGTGTCAAAGTCGTGATTACAACAGGTCGTCCTTTAAAAGCTATTGGTGATTTGCTAGAAGAGTTAGATTTGAACCATCCTATGGATTATAGCGTGACTTTTAATGGCGGTTTAATCCAGAGAAATGATGGACATATCTTAGCCCAACAAGCTTTGTCACGCCACGAAGTTGAGTCTATCTATCAACAACTATCAGCTTTGGGTCTTCCTGTTGATATCTTGAGTGAGGGGACTGTTTATAGTTTGCCTGCACCAGGTCGTCCGTCACGTTATCCAGAAGCTAATCCTTTACTGACCTTTAAAACTTTGGAACAATTAGCTGATTTACCGGAAGGCATCATTTATAATAAGATTGTCATTGTGACAGATAAAGACTTTTTAGATGCTAAAATCAAGGAAATGCCTGAGCTGATTTTTTCCAATTTTGAAGCCTTTAAATCACGCGAAATTATTTTTGAAATTATGCCAAAAGGTGTTCATAAAGCGTCTGGTTTAGCTAAATTATGCGACCTCTTAGGCATTGATAGAGAAAATGTCATGGCTGTTGGTGATGAAGAAAATGATTTGACCATGATTGATTGGGCAGGTCTGGGAGTTGCGATGAAAAATGCAGCGCCTATTGTCAAGGAAACAGCTAATGTAGTAACGAGCAAGGACAACAATCATTCAGGAGTGGCGGAAGCCATTGAAAAATATGTATTAGGTGGAGAATAA
- the yycF gene encoding response regulator YycF, which produces MKTILVVDDERPISDIIKFNLSKEGYTIETAFDGHDAVEKFEDIKPDLVILDLMLPGMDGLEVAKEIRKTSHTPIIMLSAKDSEFDKVIGLEIGADDYVTKPFSNRELLARVKAQLRRVETIETVAEESLQSSPTEIEIGNLQILPEAFIAKKNGEEVELTHREFELLYHLAQHIGQVMTREHLLETVWGYDYFGDVRTVDVTIRRLREKIETTPSRPEYILTRRGVGYFMKAHD; this is translated from the coding sequence ATGAAAACAATTCTCGTTGTAGATGATGAAAGACCCATCTCAGACATTATAAAATTTAATCTGAGTAAGGAAGGCTATACTATTGAAACAGCCTTTGATGGTCATGACGCGGTTGAAAAATTTGAAGATATTAAGCCTGACTTGGTTATTTTGGACTTGATGCTACCAGGTATGGATGGTCTTGAGGTAGCTAAAGAGATTCGTAAAACAAGTCACACGCCAATTATTATGTTATCGGCTAAGGATTCTGAGTTCGATAAGGTGATTGGCTTGGAAATCGGTGCAGATGATTATGTCACAAAACCCTTCTCTAATCGAGAGTTATTGGCGCGTGTGAAAGCTCAACTACGTCGTGTTGAGACCATTGAAACTGTGGCAGAAGAATCTCTTCAATCCTCTCCGACAGAAATCGAGATTGGGAACCTTCAAATCTTACCAGAGGCGTTTATTGCTAAAAAGAACGGAGAGGAAGTCGAGCTGACGCATCGTGAGTTTGAATTGCTCTATCATTTGGCGCAACATATTGGTCAAGTGATGACACGCGAGCATCTCCTTGAAACGGTTTGGGGATATGACTATTTTGGTGATGTTCGGACAGTTGATGTGACTATTCGTCGCCTCCGTGAAAAAATCGAGACAACTCCAAGTCGTCCGGAATACATTCTCACTCGTCGTGGAGTGGGATACTTTATGAAAGCTCATGACTGA
- the smc gene encoding chromosome segregation protein SMC yields MYLKEIEIQGFKSFADKTKVSFDQGVTAVVGPNGSGKSNITESLRWALGESSAKSLRGGKMPDVIFAGTETRRPLNYAQVRVTLDNSDGFIKDAPEELSVERHIYRNGDSDYLIEGKKVRLRDIHDLFMDTGLGRDSFSIISQGRVEAIFNSKAEDRRAIFEEAAGVLKYKTRKKETESKLSQTQDNLDRLEDIIYELEQQIRPLEKQAQTAKQFLSLEEERKELHLQVLVHDVSSGKEELQSLTNRLNEVKENLETYYQDRQKLENDNQNLKTKRHHLSQNSQQHQDDLVALTSLIADLEKQIKVNQLQQSQSQEKESDLKARLEKQETLISSLQLSISEIEDKLALVINDSQKKAKAIKETEADLTEFAQSPDQIIESLREQFVGLMSQEADLSNQLTALENRLLQEQQQSEQTQAELLDLEERRRIVTETAKESLASFEAAKEAVKVLLDDYRQQLQEVKAKDDLYQGHQAALFDKYDALKGKTARRNSLEAIQKSHSQFFAGVKAVLQNSERIGGIVGAVSEHLSFKAEHQTAMEIVLGGAAQNIIVEDERTAKKAIQFLKDGRHGRATFLPLTTIKERSLKPAFKDKLPQQPGFLGLAKDLVSYDSRLANIMGNLLGMTAIFDTIDHANQAARDFQYQVRIVTLDGTELRPGGSFAGGANRQKNTTFVKPELDQLEADINQMSAEIKADEERLASLKEALEASRQQLAELKQDGEEARLAEQKADFAYQQAAGQVADLNKLYQAKLANQQGLATSDDSQRKNELETQLDAIRLQKDQLNQDIEAIKTDKDSIEEKRQRLQNHLSELRLSERELQGERQYLSRDLTKQKESLEEAKVLAENLAYSLAHHNDALEADKIPEWQAQLEEAKERKVKLEQEQIRLRFELEDLEAQGEDIAEHLQKLSQQNETYIRRQAELESQEKQVRQRLQSMAQDLIDSYQLSFSEAQEQVEPLEDINQARLALKDLQKAIKALGPVNLDAIQQYDEVGERLTFLSGQKADLDKAKDLLLETIAEMNEEVTSRFKTTFEAIRASFKETFTQMFGGGSADLILTDGDLLSAGVEISVQPPGKKIQSLNLMSGGEKALSALALLFAIIRVKTIPFVILDEVEAALDEANVKRFGDYLNRFDKSSQFIVVTHRKGTMAAADSIYGVTMQESGVSQILSVKLKEAENINGVN; encoded by the coding sequence ATGTATTTAAAAGAAATTGAAATTCAAGGATTTAAATCCTTTGCAGACAAGACTAAAGTTAGCTTTGACCAAGGTGTGACAGCAGTCGTAGGACCAAATGGCTCTGGAAAATCAAATATCACAGAAAGTCTTCGCTGGGCTTTAGGAGAATCATCTGCTAAGAGTTTACGTGGTGGTAAAATGCCGGATGTTATTTTTGCCGGAACAGAGACACGTCGACCGCTTAATTATGCGCAAGTTCGTGTCACGCTTGATAATAGTGATGGCTTTATTAAAGATGCGCCAGAAGAGCTTTCTGTTGAACGTCATATTTACCGAAATGGTGATAGTGATTACTTGATCGAGGGGAAAAAGGTCCGGCTTCGTGATATTCATGATCTCTTTATGGATACTGGTTTGGGGCGTGATTCTTTTTCCATTATTTCTCAAGGTCGTGTTGAAGCCATTTTCAACAGTAAGGCTGAAGACCGTCGGGCTATTTTCGAAGAGGCTGCGGGAGTTTTAAAATACAAAACCCGTAAAAAGGAAACCGAAAGCAAACTATCTCAAACTCAGGATAACTTGGACCGTCTGGAAGATATCATCTATGAGTTGGAGCAGCAGATTCGTCCGTTAGAAAAACAAGCACAGACAGCAAAGCAATTTCTTTCCTTGGAAGAAGAGCGTAAGGAGCTTCATTTGCAAGTGCTTGTTCATGATGTTTCATCAGGTAAGGAGGAACTTCAGTCATTAACGAATCGCTTAAATGAGGTTAAAGAAAATCTTGAAACTTATTATCAGGATCGTCAAAAACTTGAAAATGATAATCAGAATTTAAAGACTAAACGTCATCATTTATCTCAGAATTCTCAACAGCACCAAGATGATCTGGTTGCTTTAACCAGTTTGATTGCAGATTTGGAGAAACAAATCAAAGTCAATCAGCTGCAACAATCTCAATCACAAGAAAAAGAGAGTGATTTAAAAGCTCGTCTGGAGAAGCAGGAGACGCTGATTAGTAGCTTGCAGCTCTCTATCAGCGAGATTGAAGATAAACTAGCTCTTGTTATCAATGATAGTCAGAAAAAAGCAAAAGCGATCAAGGAGACAGAAGCAGACTTGACAGAGTTTGCCCAATCTCCTGATCAAATTATTGAAAGTCTACGTGAGCAGTTTGTTGGGCTAATGAGTCAAGAGGCTGATTTGTCTAACCAATTGACAGCTCTTGAAAATCGACTTTTACAGGAGCAGCAGCAGTCAGAACAGACGCAAGCCGAGTTATTGGACTTAGAAGAACGTCGTAGGATTGTTACAGAAACGGCTAAGGAAAGTTTAGCTAGTTTTGAAGCGGCTAAGGAAGCTGTTAAAGTCTTGTTGGATGATTATCGACAGCAATTGCAAGAGGTGAAAGCCAAGGATGACCTCTATCAAGGACATCAAGCAGCGCTCTTTGATAAGTATGATGCTTTAAAAGGCAAGACTGCTCGTCGCAATAGTTTAGAAGCTATTCAAAAAAGTCACAGTCAGTTTTTTGCTGGGGTTAAGGCTGTTTTACAAAATAGTGAACGCATTGGTGGTATTGTTGGTGCTGTTAGTGAGCATTTGAGCTTCAAGGCAGAACATCAAACTGCTATGGAAATCGTCCTTGGCGGTGCTGCACAAAATATCATCGTAGAGGATGAAAGGACGGCTAAGAAGGCTATCCAATTCCTGAAAGATGGACGTCATGGTCGCGCTACTTTCTTGCCTCTAACAACTATTAAAGAGCGTTCCTTGAAGCCTGCTTTTAAAGATAAATTGCCACAGCAACCAGGTTTTCTTGGTTTGGCTAAAGATTTGGTATCGTATGATAGTCGTTTGGCTAATATCATGGGAAATCTTCTTGGTATGACAGCTATTTTTGATACGATTGATCATGCTAATCAGGCGGCGCGTGATTTCCAATATCAGGTGCGTATTGTTACTCTTGATGGTACGGAATTGCGTCCAGGCGGCTCATTCGCCGGAGGAGCTAATCGTCAAAAGAACACAACTTTTGTCAAACCTGAGTTGGATCAATTGGAAGCTGATATTAACCAGATGTCTGCTGAGATAAAAGCAGATGAGGAAAGATTAGCTAGCTTAAAAGAGGCTTTAGAAGCATCTCGTCAACAACTAGCTGAATTGAAGCAAGATGGCGAGGAAGCCAGACTTGCTGAACAAAAGGCTGACTTCGCTTATCAACAAGCTGCTGGTCAAGTGGCTGACCTTAATAAACTCTATCAAGCCAAGTTAGCTAACCAGCAAGGATTGGCTACTTCAGATGACAGTCAGCGTAAGAACGAGTTAGAGACTCAATTAGATGCCATCCGTTTGCAAAAAGATCAATTGAATCAAGATATTGAAGCCATCAAGACGGATAAGGACAGTATTGAAGAAAAGCGTCAAAGATTACAAAATCATTTATCTGAATTAAGGCTATCGGAACGTGAACTACAAGGTGAACGGCAATATTTATCTCGTGATTTAACAAAGCAAAAAGAATCTTTGGAAGAAGCTAAAGTTCTAGCTGAGAATTTAGCTTATAGTCTAGCTCATCATAATGATGCTCTAGAAGCAGATAAGATTCCAGAATGGCAGGCGCAATTAGAAGAGGCGAAAGAACGCAAGGTTAAGCTAGAACAGGAGCAAATTCGACTGCGCTTTGAATTGGAAGATTTGGAAGCACAGGGAGAAGATATCGCGGAACACCTGCAAAAATTGAGCCAGCAAAATGAAACTTACATTCGCCGTCAAGCTGAACTTGAGTCACAAGAAAAGCAGGTGAGACAAAGATTACAGTCTATGGCACAAGATTTGATTGATTCCTATCAACTTTCTTTCTCAGAAGCACAGGAACAAGTTGAACCCCTGGAAGATATCAACCAAGCAAGACTAGCTCTCAAGGATTTACAAAAAGCGATCAAAGCCTTGGGTCCAGTCAATCTGGATGCTATCCAGCAGTATGATGAGGTTGGGGAACGTTTGACCTTCTTGTCTGGTCAGAAAGCTGACCTCGATAAGGCTAAGGATTTGCTTTTAGAAACTATAGCTGAGATGAATGAGGAAGTGACCAGTCGCTTTAAAACAACCTTTGAAGCGATTAGAGCATCTTTCAAAGAAACCTTTACTCAGATGTTTGGTGGCGGTTCTGCCGACTTGATTTTGACCGACGGTGATTTGCTTTCAGCCGGAGTTGAGATTTCCGTACAACCTCCTGGTAAGAAAATCCAGTCGCTTAATCTCATGTCAGGTGGGGAAAAAGCCTTATCAGCACTAGCTTTGCTCTTTGCGATTATCCGTGTCAAAACCATTCCATTTGTTATTTTGGATGAGGTGGAAGCGGCGCTTGATGAAGCAAATGTTAAGCGTTTTGGTGATTATCTCAATCGTTTTGATAAATCTAGCCAATTTATCGTTGTCACACACCGTAAGGGTACTATGGCAGCGGCCGATAGTATTTATGGGGTGACCATGCAGGAATCTGGTGTGTCACAAATTCTTTCGGTTAAACTGAAAGAAGCAGAGAACATTAATGGTGTTAATTAG
- the vicK gene encoding cell wall metabolism sensor histidine kinase VicK, translating to MTDQFLFSFRDVIIAGLMSILVLIYVFLIIRDTLNSRRVQQLTEQVQALISGEYVVNQVTRGSAEVKDLAEHLNDLSEVFRLTHENLGQEKNRLSSILSYMSDGVLATDRRGNIIMINDMARQQLNLSEEGDLAINIMTLLEDTSYTYHDLITKTPEVTLHRVDEFGEFTVLRVNFALIKRESGFISGLVAVLHDTTEQEKEERERRLFVSNVSHELRTPLTSVKSYLEALDEGALKEAVAPGFIRVSLDETNRMMRMITDLLSLSRIDNNNSELEVELTNFTAFITYILNRFDRIKLQETHAGKSYDIKRNYDLTPVWIEIDNDKMTQVFDNILNNAIKYSPDGGEIKVSMRTTDTQLIVSVSDQGLGIPKKDLPLIFDRFYRVDKARSRAQGGTGLGLAITKEIVKQHNGFIWAKSDYGKGSTFTIVLPYEKNILEVDEEWEVTED from the coding sequence ATGACTGATCAATTTCTTTTTTCATTTCGAGATGTTATTATTGCAGGGCTAATGTCAATTTTAGTCCTGATTTATGTTTTTTTAATTATTCGAGATACTTTAAATAGTCGACGTGTGCAACAATTGACGGAGCAAGTTCAAGCCTTGATTTCAGGTGAGTATGTGGTCAATCAGGTAACACGAGGAAGTGCTGAAGTTAAGGACTTAGCTGAACATTTGAACGATCTATCTGAGGTTTTTCGTCTAACACATGAAAATTTAGGACAAGAAAAAAATCGTCTTTCAAGTATTTTATCCTATATGAGCGATGGGGTTTTAGCAACAGACCGTCGTGGTAATATCATTATGATTAATGATATGGCAAGGCAACAGTTGAACTTATCAGAAGAAGGTGACCTTGCCATCAATATTATGACTTTGTTGGAAGATACCTCGTATACTTATCATGATTTAATAACCAAAACACCCGAAGTAACGCTTCACCGTGTCGATGAGTTTGGTGAATTTACGGTGCTGAGGGTCAATTTTGCTCTTATCAAGAGAGAGAGTGGTTTTATATCTGGTTTGGTAGCCGTTTTACACGATACAACAGAACAAGAAAAAGAGGAACGTGAACGTCGTCTCTTTGTTTCCAATGTTAGTCATGAATTACGGACTCCTCTAACATCGGTAAAGTCGTATCTTGAAGCCTTGGATGAAGGGGCCCTTAAGGAAGCTGTTGCCCCTGGGTTTATCCGTGTTTCTTTAGATGAAACAAACAGGATGATGCGGATGATTACAGACTTGCTATCCCTATCACGTATTGATAATAATAATAGTGAATTAGAAGTTGAACTGACGAACTTTACAGCTTTTATCACCTATATCCTAAATCGTTTTGACCGCATCAAGTTACAGGAAACACATGCAGGAAAATCTTATGATATTAAGCGCAACTACGATCTGACTCCTGTTTGGATTGAGATTGATAATGATAAGATGACCCAAGTTTTCGATAATATTTTAAACAATGCTATCAAGTATTCACCAGATGGTGGGGAGATTAAGGTGAGCATGCGAACGACTGATACTCAATTAATTGTATCGGTATCTGACCAAGGATTGGGAATTCCTAAAAAAGACTTGCCTTTAATTTTTGACCGTTTCTACCGTGTTGATAAGGCAAGAAGCCGTGCCCAAGGAGGCACTGGACTCGGTCTAGCAATTACCAAAGAAATTGTTAAACAACACAATGGCTTTATTTGGGCTAAAAGTGATTACGGTAAGGGATCAACGTTTACCATCGTTTTACCGTATGAAAAGAATATTTTAGAAGTAGACGAAGAATGGGAGGTAACTGAAGACTAA
- a CDS encoding HAD family hydrolase, whose product MFKKIVASDMDGTFLRPDGTYDKERFAVLLEKLTEAGYLFVAASGRSLLTLKELFQEFENKMAFIAENGCIVEDEGQIIFEAEMVPEDYQLILAELQADPHCQGYLLSGEKGAYAPLDASDDYIKRAQHFYANVQRADLTAVMDKILKVTARFDADKIHDFTQGLNGKLADFQAVVTGFDGMDIIPKAYDKSTGLEVLCEKQGISSQDVYAFGDNYNDLELLDFAGIAVVPDNAVEVAKTLADEVIGDHASDAVLTYLEGLV is encoded by the coding sequence GTGTTTAAAAAAATTGTAGCGTCTGATATGGATGGGACCTTTTTAAGACCAGATGGTACTTATGACAAGGAAAGATTTGCTGTTCTTCTGGAGAAATTGACTGAAGCTGGCTATCTCTTTGTAGCCGCGAGCGGCAGGTCGCTCCTAACTTTGAAAGAATTGTTCCAAGAATTTGAAAATAAGATGGCTTTTATCGCGGAAAATGGCTGTATTGTTGAGGATGAAGGACAGATTATTTTTGAGGCTGAGATGGTGCCTGAGGATTATCAGCTTATCTTAGCTGAATTGCAGGCTGATCCTCATTGTCAGGGTTATCTTTTGTCTGGCGAGAAAGGTGCTTATGCCCCACTTGATGCTTCAGATGACTATATCAAAAGGGCGCAACATTTTTATGCTAATGTTCAGAGAGCTGATTTAACCGCTGTGATGGATAAAATCTTAAAAGTGACAGCTCGCTTTGATGCGGATAAGATTCATGATTTTACACAAGGCTTGAATGGGAAATTAGCTGATTTTCAAGCAGTTGTCACTGGTTTTGATGGAATGGATATCATACCTAAAGCCTATGATAAGTCGACTGGCTTGGAGGTTCTTTGTGAGAAACAAGGGATTTCATCGCAAGATGTGTATGCTTTTGGAGATAATTACAATGACCTTGAACTGTTAGATTTTGCTGGTATAGCTGTGGTTCCTGACAATGCGGTAGAAGTAGCTAAAACCTTAGCTGACGAGGTTATTGGAGATCATGCTAGCGATGCCGTTTTGACTTATTTGGAAGGTTTGGTTTGA